ATGATGTCTATATTATAAATCACTATCTGGTACTGATTTCCCCTTTCTTCTATCCAAGGGCAAGAAAATAAAACATTTATAAACAAGGAGGAGCAGTCTGCCAATTCTTATTCTTCCTTGATTTTCTTCATACAAAAAAACTCAAACACATCTGCTTGAGTTTTGTACACCCTACTATTGGTTGATTATTTTATCTAACTCTTCACCATTTGAAGGAATCTTTTGTTTTTCCCTTCTCTCTCGTACCCACAGCATAGCTAGTCCAAAAAGGTGACTACCAAACAAGGCAGTCACAAAAATCAGCTTGCCCCTGTCTGGATAAGAGAGAGGGAGGCTGCTAAAGCCATAGCGAGCCCACTCGATAAAGATCGGATGCGAAAAGTAAAGAGCTATACTCATTTGCTTTAAATACTGTAAATTATAGCTTTTCAAAAAGGACGATCGCAGGCAGGCATTGACAAAATAAACGGTCACAAAAGGAAGAAGAAAGAAAAAGTTCTTATCAATTCCTTGGTGTTGAAAAATAATGATCCCTTCTAGACAGAGCAATCCAAAGGCAAGAGCTAGCTTTTGCCAACGGTGAATTCTAAAAGTTTGTGCATGAAAATGGTCATACAGATAATAACCCATATAAATAAAAATGGGCGTGTAAAAGAGACCATTTCGCGCTGTAAAAAATAAATTGCTGTAGAGCTGGTAACCTTTGAGAAGACTTGTGGTGTCCAGATAAGCCGAATAGGTCTCGATCAAGCCCCAGCAGTAAAGAAGAAAGGTGATCACCCCCGTCCAAACCATACCTAGGTGTTTGACCAATTGATTGACCAAAAACAAACCCAGCAAAAAGGCTGGGATATACCAGAGTTGGTAGCACATCCCCAGATAGATCAGTGCAATGAGAACACCTGCTGGAAAAAGATAGATAGGAAGATGGAGACTAGAGAAAAAGAGCCAGGCATAAGGAAGGTAAACAAAACTCCAAAACAAATAGGTTTTTACGATTTTGGCCAGATAGGTCTTCATTTTCTTAGAATTCCCTAGTGATTGCTTGAGGAAAAAGCTGGCACAGACGATAAAAAATGGCACTGCTAGCCGGCCAAGCATACTCTTGAGACCAAAATGCAGTGGCTCATAAGAGGTTAAACGACCACTATGCACCAAAATCACTGCAATCGCAAAGAGATATTGAAAAAAGCTGATACTAGAGGTGTTATAGAGGGGATTCTTTTGCATATTCCTACTCCTTGCCCAAAGCAGTTTCTATGGTTATTTTAGCATGAAAGGGAAGGCCAAGCAAGGAATCTTACATCCTTATCTACCTTTTTTCCTCTATTTTTGATATACTCAAAGCATGCATAAACAAACCATTATTGATTTTAAAGAGCTTGGATTGCGCCACCTTTTCACCAAGCCCATCAAAGAATTAAAAACCAGAGACCTCGACCAAGTAGAGGATCTTCTTAGAGAAGTCGAAGCCTACCAGGAGCAAGGCTTTTATGCTGTTGGCTATGTCAGCTATGAGGCTGCTCCTGCTTTTGAGAAGAAGTTTGCTGTCCATCCAGCCCCTCTTATGGGAGAGTATCTCCTCTATTTTACTATCCACGAGAAGGTCGAAACCCTTCCTTTTCCAGAGGACTATGAAGCTGTGGATCTTCCAGCCAATTGGAAGGAAGAGGTAGAGGCGCCTGCTTATCAAGAAGCCATCGAGACCATCCATCACCATATTCGCCAGGGAGATACCTACCAGGTCAACTACACTGTCCAGCTTTCTCAAGAGCTAAAAGCAGATCCTTTGGCCATCTACAATCGCTTAGTGGTAGAG
Above is a window of Streptococcus sp. LPB0220 DNA encoding:
- a CDS encoding acyltransferase family protein, producing the protein MQKNPLYNTSSISFFQYLFAIAVILVHSGRLTSYEPLHFGLKSMLGRLAVPFFIVCASFFLKQSLGNSKKMKTYLAKIVKTYLFWSFVYLPYAWLFFSSLHLPIYLFPAGVLIALIYLGMCYQLWYIPAFLLGLFLVNQLVKHLGMVWTGVITFLLYCWGLIETYSAYLDTTSLLKGYQLYSNLFFTARNGLFYTPIFIYMGYYLYDHFHAQTFRIHRWQKLALAFGLLCLEGIIIFQHQGIDKNFFFLLPFVTVYFVNACLRSSFLKSYNLQYLKQMSIALYFSHPIFIEWARYGFSSLPLSYPDRGKLIFVTALFGSHLFGLAMLWVRERREKQKIPSNGEELDKIINQ